One Mycolicibacterium crocinum DNA window includes the following coding sequences:
- a CDS encoding MCE family protein: protein MVKYRGASLIRAGFIGVSVAVLVVLVGLAPQRLTSWATQVRYQAVFPEAGGLVTGNDVLVSGIKVGTVSDVSLLRGDALVTFTVDGTVHLGSQTTAHIKTGTVLGARIVTLVPAGAGTQKPADPIPLSRTSSPYVLTDAVGDLTANAAGIDTASLNQSLQTLSDTVDAMAPQLGPTLDGLTRLSQSMNSRNDTLRELLRSADDLAGVLSDRRQQVNALILNGADLVSVLAQRRQAIADLLADTSAVSRGLSGLVHDNESELAPTLQKLNSVTAVLQKNSDNIAKALPGLAKYEITMGEAVSSGFYYQAYTANVIPAEFLQPFFDYAFGFRRGVDAGQPPDTAGPRAEFPFPYNAIPPHPPEGQR from the coding sequence ATGGTGAAATACCGTGGCGCATCGCTCATTCGAGCCGGATTCATCGGTGTATCGGTGGCCGTTCTCGTCGTGCTCGTCGGACTGGCGCCGCAGCGGTTGACGTCGTGGGCGACGCAGGTGAGATACCAGGCGGTGTTTCCCGAGGCCGGTGGTCTGGTGACGGGCAACGACGTTCTGGTTTCCGGGATCAAGGTCGGCACCGTCTCGGATGTATCGCTGTTGCGGGGGGATGCGTTGGTCACGTTCACCGTCGACGGGACGGTGCATCTGGGCTCGCAGACGACTGCGCACATCAAGACCGGAACGGTGCTGGGGGCGCGCATCGTGACACTTGTTCCGGCGGGTGCCGGCACGCAGAAACCCGCAGATCCGATTCCTCTTTCACGCACGTCATCGCCCTACGTGCTGACCGATGCGGTCGGCGATCTCACCGCCAACGCCGCGGGGATCGACACCGCATCGTTGAACCAGTCTCTGCAGACCTTGTCGGACACGGTCGATGCGATGGCGCCGCAACTGGGACCCACGTTGGATGGGCTGACCCGGCTGTCGCAATCGATGAACAGTCGTAACGACACTCTGCGTGAACTCCTGCGCAGCGCAGACGATTTGGCGGGAGTGCTGTCCGATCGCCGCCAGCAGGTCAACGCGCTGATCCTCAATGGCGCCGACCTGGTCTCGGTGCTGGCGCAACGGCGCCAGGCGATCGCCGATCTGCTGGCCGACACCTCGGCGGTGAGCAGAGGGCTGTCCGGGCTGGTTCACGACAACGAATCTGAGCTCGCGCCCACCCTGCAGAAGCTCAACTCGGTGACGGCTGTGCTGCAGAAGAACAGTGACAACATCGCCAAGGCTCTGCCCGGCCTCGCCAAGTACGAGATCACCATGGGGGAGGCCGTTTCCAGCGGGTTCTACTACCAGGCCTACACGGCCAACGTGATACCCGCGGAGTTTCTCCAACCGTTCTTCGACTACGCGTTCGGCTTCCGCCGCGGTGTCGACGCGGGACAGCCGCCCGACACCGCAGGGCCGCGGGCCGAATTTCCCTTCCCATACAACGCAATTCCGCCACACCCACCGGAGGGGCAACGGTGA
- a CDS encoding acyl-CoA dehydrogenase family protein translates to MIEWSDVDIAVRDAVREFVDKEVRPHLDELESGDMEPYPIVRKLFATFGIGDMARESLNKRLDRLRSGAEPKSGGGGGGMFGDGGSAGMGFVLISELCRVSMGLVTGMGVSLGLTVPTIQSRGTLAQQERWLPELVTYDKIGAWAITEPDSGSDAFGGMKSYVVRDGDDYILNGQKTFITNGPDADVVVVYAKLDEGDGADKRDRKVLTFVLDRGMEGFVQAKPFRKMGIHSSRTGELFFNNVRLGRDRLLGETEENKSGDGRDSARSSFAAERIGVVSMALGVIEECLRLCTDYAKTRTLWGKEIGQFQLIQLKLANMEVARMNVRNMLFRVIECGQTGTQISLAEASAMKYYCSQAATDVAMEAIQLFGGNGYMTEYRVEQLARDAKSLMIYAGSNEVQITHVAKGLLGA, encoded by the coding sequence ATGATCGAATGGTCCGACGTCGATATCGCTGTGCGCGACGCCGTGCGTGAGTTCGTCGACAAAGAGGTGCGCCCGCACCTCGACGAGCTGGAAAGCGGCGATATGGAGCCGTACCCCATCGTCCGGAAACTGTTCGCCACGTTCGGTATCGGCGACATGGCACGGGAGTCGCTGAACAAGCGGCTGGACCGGCTGCGCTCCGGCGCCGAACCGAAGTCCGGTGGTGGCGGCGGCGGGATGTTCGGCGACGGCGGTTCGGCCGGAATGGGTTTCGTGCTCATCAGCGAACTGTGCCGGGTCAGCATGGGCCTGGTCACCGGGATGGGTGTCAGCCTGGGGCTCACGGTCCCGACGATTCAGAGCCGCGGCACGCTGGCCCAGCAGGAGCGCTGGCTGCCGGAGCTGGTGACCTACGACAAGATCGGTGCATGGGCGATCACCGAGCCCGATTCGGGCTCGGATGCGTTCGGCGGCATGAAGTCTTATGTGGTGCGCGACGGGGACGACTACATCCTCAACGGGCAGAAGACCTTTATCACCAACGGTCCGGACGCCGACGTCGTGGTGGTGTACGCCAAGCTGGACGAAGGCGACGGGGCCGACAAGCGTGACCGCAAGGTGCTGACCTTCGTGCTGGACCGGGGGATGGAAGGCTTTGTGCAGGCGAAGCCGTTCCGCAAGATGGGCATTCACAGTTCGCGCACCGGTGAGCTGTTCTTCAACAACGTGCGGTTGGGCCGCGACCGGCTGCTTGGCGAGACCGAGGAGAACAAGTCCGGCGACGGACGAGACAGCGCCCGGTCGAGTTTCGCCGCGGAGCGGATCGGCGTGGTGTCGATGGCGCTCGGCGTGATCGAGGAATGCCTGCGGTTGTGCACGGATTACGCCAAGACGCGCACGTTGTGGGGTAAGGAGATCGGTCAGTTCCAGTTGATCCAGCTCAAGCTGGCCAACATGGAAGTCGCCCGGATGAATGTGCGCAACATGCTGTTCCGGGTGATCGAATGTGGGCAGACCGGCACCCAGATCTCGTTGGCCGAGGCCTCGGCGATGAAGTACTACTGTTCGCAGGCGGCGACGGACGTGGCCATGGAGGCCATTCAGCTGTTCGGCGGCAACGGGTACATGACCGAGTACCGCGTGGAACAACTTGCCCGCGATGCGAAGTCGCTGATGATCTACGCCGGGAGTAACGAGGTGCAGATCACCCACGTGGCCAAGGGGCTGCTCGGGGCTTAG
- a CDS encoding FAD binding domain-containing protein, translated as MRTFDFRHAVSVDDAIRSAAETGGAYLAGGTNLVDLMKNGVLQPPALVDIRRLGLTEVASTEAGGVRIGAGVSNSALANHPLVRSRYPVLSQAILSGATTQLRNMATVGGNLLQRTRCPYFMQTEFDRCNKRVPDSGCAALDGFNREHALFGTSSHCVATNPSDMAVALTILDAVVHVQGPGGSRSIPIAEFFTVPGDTPQRENCLQPAELITAIELPPSPYAAHSWYLKLRDRHSYAFALVSAAVGIEVSGGVIVSGAVALGGVAPMPWRVPAAEAVLIGRPPEDTVLRAAAEQALSGARPLNQNGFKIPLGRSAVHRALVRGLDSVDTAVHQG; from the coding sequence GTGAGGACCTTCGACTTTCGGCACGCGGTGTCGGTTGATGACGCGATCCGTTCTGCTGCCGAGACCGGCGGCGCCTATCTCGCAGGTGGCACCAACCTCGTTGATCTCATGAAGAACGGTGTGCTGCAACCACCTGCACTCGTCGACATCCGGCGTCTTGGGCTGACCGAGGTGGCGAGCACCGAAGCCGGCGGTGTACGCATCGGCGCCGGGGTCAGCAACAGTGCGCTGGCCAACCACCCGCTGGTCCGCAGCCGGTATCCGGTGTTGTCGCAGGCAATTCTCAGCGGGGCCACCACACAGCTGCGCAATATGGCGACAGTGGGCGGCAACCTTCTGCAGCGGACTCGATGCCCGTACTTCATGCAGACCGAGTTCGACCGGTGCAACAAGCGCGTCCCGGATTCGGGATGCGCGGCACTCGACGGGTTCAACCGCGAGCATGCGCTGTTCGGAACGAGTTCGCACTGCGTGGCGACCAACCCCTCCGACATGGCCGTGGCGCTGACAATCCTCGATGCGGTTGTGCATGTGCAGGGACCCGGCGGCAGCAGAAGTATTCCCATCGCCGAGTTCTTCACCGTGCCCGGTGACACGCCCCAGCGCGAAAACTGCTTGCAGCCAGCCGAACTGATCACGGCCATCGAGCTGCCGCCGTCGCCGTACGCGGCTCACTCGTGGTACCTGAAGCTGCGTGACCGGCACAGCTACGCCTTTGCATTGGTGTCGGCCGCGGTGGGCATCGAGGTGAGCGGTGGGGTGATCGTGTCGGGGGCAGTCGCCCTCGGCGGCGTTGCCCCGATGCCGTGGCGTGTACCCGCGGCCGAGGCGGTGTTGATCGGACGGCCACCCGAGGACACGGTGCTGCGTGCCGCCGCGGAGCAGGCACTGTCAGGCGCCCGGCCGCTCAATCAGAACGGGTTCAAGATTCCGCTGGGACGCAGCGCCGTGCATCGGGCGCTCGTCCGAGGCCTGGACAGCGTTGATACTGCAGTCCATCAGGGCTGA
- a CDS encoding MCE family protein gives MSARTRTVAATAAVLVALCAASTAFVVRHALYPTTTITAYFTAATAIYPGDEVRVSGVKVGKIDSIEPLGGQVKMVLTIEPGVAIPAGADAVIVAQNLVAARYLQLTPAYRDSGPTMASGAVIPVERTAVPVEWDDVKNQLMRLSRDLGPSTETARPALARLIDDTADAMGGNGVKLRQMLAQLSAVARIVADGSGNIVDIVKGLQNLVTTLRDSSGAIVDFEQRLASLTGTLGENTGDLDAALHDLATATVDAQRFVGQSRELTVEQIQRLTEVTRNLADNRKSVEQLLHVAPNAFANYYNVYNPDTGDNIGSIVFNDFSNPVQFICGQLGAIENATAPETGKLCAQYLGPAMRLLSFNLVPFQMSPYLMKAPSPENLLYSDPALAPGGAGPAPVPPETPPAVSAYSGAPGS, from the coding sequence GTGAGCGCGCGCACCAGGACCGTCGCCGCCACCGCCGCGGTACTCGTGGCGTTGTGTGCGGCGAGCACGGCATTCGTGGTTCGCCACGCGCTCTATCCCACCACGACCATCACCGCGTACTTCACCGCCGCCACGGCGATCTACCCCGGTGATGAGGTTCGGGTGTCCGGGGTCAAGGTCGGGAAGATCGACTCCATCGAGCCCCTCGGTGGTCAGGTCAAAATGGTGCTCACCATCGAGCCGGGGGTCGCCATCCCGGCCGGCGCCGACGCGGTCATCGTCGCGCAGAACCTCGTCGCCGCCCGGTACCTTCAGCTGACACCGGCCTACCGGGACAGCGGCCCGACCATGGCATCCGGCGCGGTGATCCCCGTCGAACGGACCGCCGTTCCCGTCGAATGGGACGACGTGAAGAACCAGTTGATGCGCCTGTCAAGGGATTTGGGGCCCAGCACCGAGACGGCGCGGCCAGCGCTGGCGCGACTGATCGACGACACCGCTGACGCCATGGGCGGCAATGGCGTCAAGCTACGTCAGATGCTGGCCCAACTCTCGGCAGTCGCGCGCATCGTCGCCGATGGCAGCGGCAACATCGTCGACATCGTCAAGGGCCTGCAGAACCTGGTGACCACGCTGCGCGACAGCAGCGGCGCGATCGTCGACTTCGAGCAACGGCTCGCCTCACTGACGGGCACGCTCGGCGAGAACACGGGCGATCTCGACGCCGCGCTGCATGATCTGGCCACCGCGACGGTCGACGCGCAACGCTTCGTCGGGCAGAGCCGCGAGCTCACCGTCGAACAGATCCAGCGTCTGACGGAGGTCACCCGCAATCTGGCCGACAACCGCAAGAGTGTCGAACAGCTACTGCACGTCGCGCCCAACGCATTCGCCAACTACTACAACGTGTACAACCCCGATACCGGTGACAACATCGGATCGATCGTGTTCAACGATTTCAGCAATCCCGTCCAGTTCATCTGCGGGCAACTCGGGGCCATCGAGAACGCCACCGCGCCGGAAACGGGCAAGCTGTGCGCCCAATATCTCGGCCCGGCAATGCGCCTCCTCAGCTTCAACCTGGTGCCCTTCCAGATGAGCCCGTACCTGATGAAGGCGCCGTCGCCGGAGAATCTGCTCTACTCCGATCCGGCACTGGCTCCCGGGGGCGCGGGCCCGGCCCCGGTCCCGCCCGAGACACCGCCCGCGGTCTCGGCCTACTCGGGAGCCCCTGGCTCATGA
- a CDS encoding adenylate/guanylate cyclase domain-containing protein: MVRPGRGPAAWWHNTNHNPGLIALVRRARRMLPGDPDFGDPLSAAGDGSARAAARAADRLLRDREAATREVSLATLQIWQALTERVSGRPANPEVTLVFTDLVGFSSWSLQAGDDATLRLLRRVAQVVEPPLLDAGGHIVKRMGDGIMAVFTDAATAVRATMAARDALRSVEVDGYTPRMRAGIHTGRPQRIGSDWLGVDVNIAARVMDRAPRGGLVVSGETLECISPDELDALGVTVKRVRRQVFAPRASGVPTDLVMYRLKTRRDLPVEDDGDDLEAQA, encoded by the coding sequence CTGGTACGGCCCGGGCGTGGGCCCGCGGCGTGGTGGCACAACACCAACCACAACCCCGGACTCATCGCCCTCGTTCGTCGCGCCCGGCGGATGCTGCCCGGCGACCCGGACTTCGGCGATCCGCTGTCCGCGGCCGGCGACGGCAGTGCCCGCGCCGCCGCACGTGCCGCCGACCGTCTGCTGCGTGACCGGGAGGCCGCCACCCGGGAAGTGAGTTTGGCCACACTTCAGATCTGGCAGGCGCTCACCGAACGGGTCTCCGGGCGGCCGGCCAACCCCGAGGTCACCCTCGTCTTCACCGACCTCGTCGGGTTCTCCAGTTGGTCGCTGCAGGCCGGGGACGACGCCACACTGCGGCTGCTGCGCCGCGTCGCCCAGGTCGTCGAGCCGCCGCTGCTCGACGCCGGCGGCCACATCGTCAAACGGATGGGCGACGGCATCATGGCCGTCTTCACCGATGCCGCGACCGCCGTGCGAGCCACCATGGCCGCCCGTGACGCGCTGCGATCGGTCGAGGTAGACGGCTATACACCCCGGATGCGTGCCGGAATCCACACCGGCCGCCCGCAACGCATCGGCTCGGACTGGCTCGGCGTCGACGTCAACATCGCGGCCCGGGTGATGGACCGCGCGCCCCGTGGCGGGCTGGTCGTGTCGGGCGAGACCTTGGAGTGCATCAGCCCCGACGAATTGGACGCGCTGGGCGTCACGGTCAAGCGGGTGCGGCGCCAGGTCTTTGCCCCGCGCGCCAGCGGTGTACCGACGGATCTGGTGATGTATCGCCTCAAAACCCGCAGGGACCTGCCAGTCGAGGACGATGGAGACGATCTCGAAGCCCAGGCATAG
- a CDS encoding MCE family protein, whose amino-acid sequence MTWRRVAALTAVVVIASGTSGCAFRGLNSLPLPGTENRSSSAVYHIELANVGMLESNSPVLVDDVVVGTVGPMRLRNWHADVEVFLRPDVVVPANALATVGQTSLLGSMHLELDPPLGEAPRGRLEAGATIPLSRSSTYPSTERTLSTLSAVVNGGGLGQIGDVIRNANSALSGRQQQVRDLLHRLDEFVGALDGQRGDLIDLIDGLNRFTGTLAAQREVIDRALQRVPAALDVLIAQRPRIVTALDKLRRFSASTTDLIDNAQSDLVTNLHNLEPTLKALADIGPQLDTGLAFAVTYPYSQNYIDRAVRGDYVNMFLVADLTVPRLKRTLFLGTRWGDQNAKLIPAPGDPWYLNYTYDPLRTGIADPPPPSPSGGG is encoded by the coding sequence ATGACGTGGCGTCGGGTGGCGGCCCTCACCGCGGTCGTGGTCATCGCCTCCGGTACATCGGGATGCGCCTTCCGAGGGTTGAACTCGCTTCCGCTGCCGGGCACCGAGAACCGAAGCAGCTCTGCTGTCTACCACATCGAGCTGGCCAATGTCGGTATGCTGGAATCCAATTCACCGGTTCTGGTCGATGACGTCGTGGTCGGCACCGTGGGTCCGATGCGGCTGAGAAACTGGCATGCCGACGTCGAGGTGTTCCTCCGCCCCGACGTGGTTGTGCCCGCCAACGCGCTCGCCACCGTCGGGCAGACCAGCCTGCTGGGCTCCATGCATCTGGAACTCGATCCGCCCCTCGGCGAGGCACCCCGTGGCCGGCTCGAGGCGGGTGCGACGATCCCACTGAGCCGGTCGTCGACCTACCCGTCCACCGAACGGACGTTGTCCACGCTGTCGGCGGTGGTCAACGGCGGCGGGCTGGGACAGATCGGCGACGTGATCCGTAATGCCAATTCAGCGCTGTCGGGCCGTCAGCAGCAGGTGCGAGATCTGTTGCACCGCTTGGACGAATTCGTCGGTGCGCTGGACGGTCAGCGCGGTGATCTGATCGACTTGATCGATGGTCTCAACCGGTTCACCGGAACGCTTGCGGCGCAGCGCGAGGTGATCGACCGTGCACTGCAACGTGTCCCGGCCGCCCTCGACGTGCTGATCGCGCAGCGCCCGCGAATCGTCACCGCGCTGGACAAACTACGACGCTTTAGTGCGTCGACCACCGATCTGATCGACAACGCTCAGAGCGACTTGGTCACCAACCTGCACAACCTCGAGCCGACGCTCAAAGCACTGGCCGACATCGGGCCCCAGTTGGACACCGGGCTGGCCTTCGCGGTCACCTATCCGTACAGCCAGAACTACATCGACCGCGCGGTTCGCGGCGATTACGTCAACATGTTTCTGGTCGCCGACCTGACGGTTCCGCGGCTGAAGCGGACCCTGTTCCTTGGTACCCGGTGGGGTGACCAGAACGCGAAACTGATTCCCGCGCCGGGGGATCCGTGGTACCTGAACTACACCTACGACCCGCTGCGCACCGGCATCGCGGATCCGCCACCGCCCTCGCCGAGCGGAGGTGGCTGA
- a CDS encoding oxygenase MpaB family protein produces MRSTTTTRSAEPLGPDSLTWKYFGDLRTGMLGVWIGSLQNMYPQLGAGVEEHSILHREPLQRVARSVYPIMGVVYDGERARQTGEQIKGFHRGIKGVDNAGRRYHALDPETFYWAHATFFMLILKVAEYFCGGLTEAEKRQLFDEHVQWYAMYGMSMKPVPETWEDFCEYWDRVCRDELEINKATLEIFDIRIPKPKFVLMPTPVWDQLFKPMVGAQRWIAAGLFDPAVREKAGMRWTPGDEVALRLFGKAVELAFWAVPDEIRLHPRALSAYRRASGQIPADAPLVEAPGFMAPPKDRRGLPMHYVPRTKSLVARAGSLVHTTFSLAGLRPARGRSAAA; encoded by the coding sequence ATGAGGTCAACGACGACCACACGCAGCGCCGAGCCCCTCGGGCCGGACTCTCTGACCTGGAAGTACTTCGGCGATCTGCGCACGGGGATGCTCGGGGTCTGGATCGGCTCGCTGCAGAACATGTACCCGCAGCTGGGCGCGGGGGTGGAAGAGCACTCGATCCTGCACCGCGAGCCGCTGCAGCGGGTGGCGCGGTCGGTCTATCCGATCATGGGCGTGGTCTACGACGGCGAGCGAGCGCGCCAAACCGGGGAGCAGATCAAGGGGTTCCACCGCGGCATCAAGGGCGTCGACAACGCGGGCCGGCGGTACCACGCCCTCGACCCCGAGACGTTCTACTGGGCGCACGCCACGTTCTTCATGTTGATTCTCAAAGTCGCCGAATACTTTTGCGGCGGGCTGACCGAAGCCGAGAAGCGTCAGCTGTTCGACGAACACGTGCAGTGGTACGCGATGTACGGCATGAGCATGAAGCCGGTCCCCGAGACGTGGGAAGACTTCTGCGAGTACTGGGATCGGGTGTGCCGCGACGAGCTGGAGATCAACAAGGCGACGCTGGAGATCTTCGATATCCGGATTCCGAAGCCGAAATTCGTGTTGATGCCAACGCCGGTGTGGGACCAGCTGTTCAAGCCGATGGTGGGCGCTCAGCGCTGGATCGCCGCCGGCCTGTTCGACCCGGCGGTGCGGGAGAAGGCCGGAATGCGCTGGACGCCCGGCGACGAGGTTGCGTTGCGCTTATTCGGCAAGGCCGTCGAGCTCGCGTTCTGGGCGGTGCCCGACGAGATCCGGCTGCATCCGCGCGCATTGTCGGCGTATCGGCGGGCGTCGGGTCAGATCCCGGCCGACGCCCCGCTGGTCGAGGCACCCGGTTTCATGGCACCCCCTAAAGATCGCCGTGGGCTGCCCATGCACTATGTCCCTCGAACCAAGAGCCTCGTCGCGCGGGCGGGGTCGCTGGTCCACACGACGTTCTCACTTGCCGGTTTGCGGCCCGCCCGAGGACGTTCCGCTGCCGCCTGA
- a CDS encoding MCE family protein, whose amino-acid sequence MTQRDATSTWRGVIRPAVGVASVVLLAAIVGGAVVMFRGDVTSGVPITVLSPRAGLVMNAGAKVKMRAVQVGTVSAIEQRPNGQAVLHLSIDPTELPLIPANVGVDIASPTVFGAKLVELTPPEHPSAQPLRAGQVIDATNVTVEINTVFQQLTSVLSKVQPEKLNDILGALATAMNGRGERLGQMFSDFDALLAQLEPSLDTMRHDIVAANVAAGAYADAAPDLIRTADNATRISTTIVDRQDELNALLLSVIGLADVGSEVVDGNGQALTDVLRLLVPTTDLTNRYHEALNCALAGLIPIALAPPQPDPGAVVSVSFTLGLERYRYPANLPKVAATGGPHCADQGLPHVAPSAKPPFLVTDVGANPAQYGNQGVLLNSDGLKQLLYGPLDGPPRNSAQVGQPG is encoded by the coding sequence GTGACTCAGCGCGACGCGACGTCGACGTGGCGAGGCGTGATCCGCCCCGCGGTCGGCGTGGCGTCCGTGGTCCTGCTGGCCGCAATCGTCGGCGGCGCCGTCGTGATGTTCCGCGGCGACGTGACCTCCGGCGTCCCCATCACCGTGCTCTCGCCGCGCGCCGGCCTGGTGATGAATGCCGGGGCCAAGGTGAAAATGCGGGCCGTCCAGGTCGGCACGGTTTCAGCGATCGAGCAACGGCCGAACGGTCAAGCGGTCCTTCATCTTTCGATCGATCCCACCGAATTGCCTCTGATCCCGGCCAATGTGGGGGTCGACATCGCGTCTCCGACGGTCTTCGGCGCCAAGCTCGTCGAACTCACCCCACCGGAGCATCCGTCGGCGCAGCCGCTGCGCGCCGGTCAGGTCATCGACGCGACCAACGTGACCGTCGAGATCAACACCGTCTTTCAGCAACTCACCTCCGTGCTGTCAAAAGTGCAGCCGGAGAAGCTCAATGACATCCTCGGTGCCCTCGCCACTGCGATGAACGGGCGGGGAGAACGCCTGGGTCAGATGTTCTCGGATTTCGACGCACTGCTGGCACAACTGGAACCCAGCCTCGACACCATGCGGCACGACATCGTCGCCGCGAATGTCGCGGCCGGCGCGTACGCCGACGCCGCACCGGATCTGATCCGGACCGCCGACAACGCCACGCGGATCAGCACGACGATCGTCGACCGGCAGGACGAACTGAATGCGTTGCTGCTCAGCGTGATCGGACTGGCCGATGTCGGATCCGAGGTGGTCGATGGCAACGGCCAGGCGTTGACCGATGTCCTACGCCTGTTGGTGCCCACCACCGATCTGACTAACCGTTACCACGAAGCCCTGAACTGCGCGCTGGCCGGACTGATACCGATCGCCTTGGCGCCACCTCAACCTGATCCCGGCGCGGTCGTCTCGGTGAGCTTCACCCTGGGCTTGGAACGGTATCGCTATCCCGCCAATCTGCCCAAGGTCGCCGCGACCGGTGGACCCCATTGCGCCGACCAAGGATTGCCGCACGTGGCCCCCAGTGCCAAGCCGCCGTTCCTGGTGACCGATGTGGGCGCCAACCCGGCCCAGTACGGCAACCAGGGAGTGTTGCTGAACTCCGACGGCCTCAAGCAATTGCTGTACGGCCCGCTCGACGGGCCGCCGCGCAACTCCGCACAGGTCGGGCAGCCGGGCTGA
- a CDS encoding MCE family protein → MKSLRAIGLKFTVFAVVTVSATVFLFMTFAQYRTGRSNGYSAVFADASRLKPGDSVRAAGIRIGTVDTVTLRADNTALVTFEADRDVVLTTATKAAVRYLNLVGDRYLELVDAPGSAAVMPAGSQIPVDRTQPALDLDLLLSGLKPVIASLSPQDVNALTSALVHILQGEGGTVESLFAKTSSFTNALADNDGVIRELIENLKVVLSSLTTEGDRFSTALDRVEKLITGFAGDRDPVGAAIDALDAGTASLAGLLASARPPLAGAVNELSRLAPLLDQDKERLDRALAKAPDNYRKLTRLGAYGSFIAMYVCGMSVRVTDLEGRTAVFPWIKQTGGRCAEP, encoded by the coding sequence ATGAAGTCATTGCGCGCCATCGGGCTCAAGTTCACGGTGTTCGCCGTGGTGACGGTGTCAGCCACGGTGTTCTTGTTCATGACGTTCGCCCAGTACCGAACCGGCCGCTCGAATGGATACTCCGCGGTGTTCGCCGATGCGTCGCGGCTCAAACCGGGTGACAGTGTGCGCGCGGCCGGTATCCGGATCGGCACGGTCGACACGGTGACACTGCGTGCGGACAACACGGCCCTGGTGACCTTCGAGGCCGACCGCGACGTCGTGCTCACCACCGCGACGAAAGCGGCTGTGCGCTACCTCAACCTGGTCGGCGACCGCTATCTGGAGTTGGTGGACGCACCGGGATCCGCAGCGGTCATGCCGGCGGGTTCGCAGATTCCCGTCGATCGGACGCAACCGGCACTGGATCTCGACCTGCTCCTCAGCGGGCTCAAACCCGTGATCGCCAGCCTCAGCCCACAGGACGTCAACGCCCTCACTTCCGCGCTGGTGCACATCCTCCAGGGCGAGGGCGGCACCGTGGAATCGCTGTTCGCCAAGACCTCGTCGTTCACCAACGCGCTGGCCGACAACGACGGCGTCATCCGGGAACTCATCGAGAACCTGAAAGTCGTGCTGTCGTCGCTGACCACCGAGGGGGACCGTTTCTCCACGGCGCTCGACCGCGTCGAGAAGCTGATCACGGGTTTCGCCGGCGACCGCGATCCGGTGGGTGCGGCGATCGACGCTCTCGACGCGGGTACCGCGTCATTGGCCGGCCTGCTCGCCAGCGCGCGCCCACCGCTGGCCGGGGCAGTCAACGAGCTCAGCCGGCTGGCCCCACTTCTGGACCAGGACAAGGAAAGACTGGATCGCGCACTGGCGAAGGCCCCGGACAACTACCGCAAGCTCACCCGCCTCGGGGCCTACGGCAGTTTCATCGCCATGTACGTGTGCGGCATGTCGGTGCGGGTGACCGACCTGGAGGGCCGTACCGCGGTCTTCCCGTGGATCAAGCAGACCGGCGGGAGGTGCGCCGAGCCGTGA
- a CDS encoding rhomboid-like protein, whose translation MVLSLLTRLVRVRVTLGYTAALVAVAAVLLALGPHVRDQVILHASTNLHNLAHGRLGTLIGSAFVIETGPIYVWLPGLFAILGLAELLWRSRWMVLAFVVGHVGATLLVAAGLVAALAAGLASWSIVNVTDVGMSYGAVGVLGALTAAIPRRWRAAWTGWWLAVAVGSAVSTLGDFTNVGHGVALVLGMVVGTRFGHPAHWTTARYALLAVAAAFGYLIMANTGLSILTTSTLGVLGALTAAYVARRRSVRRALSAAAVPQPAAS comes from the coding sequence ATGGTTCTCTCACTGCTGACGCGGCTGGTCCGCGTTCGGGTCACCCTGGGGTACACCGCCGCACTCGTGGCGGTGGCGGCCGTGCTGCTGGCGCTCGGCCCGCATGTGCGTGACCAGGTGATCCTGCACGCGAGTACCAATCTGCACAATCTCGCGCACGGGCGTCTCGGCACGCTGATCGGCAGTGCGTTCGTCATCGAGACCGGTCCCATCTACGTGTGGCTGCCGGGCCTGTTCGCGATCCTCGGCCTCGCCGAGTTGCTGTGGCGCAGCCGGTGGATGGTGCTCGCGTTCGTCGTCGGCCACGTCGGCGCGACGTTGCTGGTGGCGGCCGGGCTGGTCGCTGCGCTCGCGGCGGGCCTGGCGTCCTGGTCGATCGTCAACGTCACCGATGTCGGCATGAGTTACGGCGCGGTGGGTGTCCTGGGCGCGCTTACCGCAGCGATCCCGCGCCGCTGGCGCGCGGCGTGGACGGGCTGGTGGCTGGCCGTCGCGGTCGGATCGGCGGTCAGCACCTTGGGCGACTTCACCAACGTCGGCCATGGTGTCGCCCTGGTGCTCGGCATGGTGGTCGGCACCCGCTTCGGCCACCCCGCGCACTGGACGACCGCGCGGTACGCGCTGCTCGCTGTGGCGGCGGCGTTCGGGTACCTGATCATGGCGAACACCGGACTGTCGATCCTGACGACTTCGACGCTCGGTGTGCTGGGTGCGCTGACGGCCGCCTACGTCGCGCGCCGCCGCTCGGTGCGCAGGGCACTGTCCGCCGCGGCAGTCCCGCAGCCCGCCGCCTCGTAA